AACGAGGGCCTTTCCCGCCCGCTGCGCTTTGGCCAGCTCACCCAGAACCCGGGCGAGCGCCGCCCCGTGGCCGAGGTTCGCGAGGAGGTTTTGAAGCTCCGCCACGGCAAGGGCATGGTGCTCGACCCCACCGACCATGACACCTGGTCCGCCGGCTCCTTCTTTACCAATCCGGTGGTGGATTCCGCTCTTGCCGACGCCGTCCAGGCCAAAGTCCGAGCCTCGCTTGGCGACGCCACCGCAGACTCCATGCCCCGCCACCCCTCTGCCGAGACCGGCCGGGAAAAGCTGTCCGCCGCCTGGCTCATTGACCGCGCCGGGTTTGCCAAGGGCTATCCGGGCTCCGGCCGGGCCACCCTCTCGACGAAGCACACGCTGGCGCTGACCAACCGCGGCGAGGCCACAGCCGCCGATATCGTGGGCCTCGCCCGCACCATCCGTGACGGCGTCCACGAAACCTTCGGCGTGGAACTCGTGCCCGAACCCGTGTGGATCGGCCTTTCCCTCGACGAGTAGCGCGCGACCGTGCTTTCGCTCCGAGTCTCGGGGCCTAAAACCTACAAAGCAGCCACGATAGCGCCCTTAACCACGCGGTTTTCGAGTCTATCGTGGCTGCTTTTTCAGTTCGGCGTCTAGCGCGCCGGCGACTCGCTTAGGCTGCCATGACCTGGAGCCACTCATCCTTAGCGCCCAGGAATGCGCGGGCCGCCTCCTGCGCGCCCTCCAAGCTGTGGTGCGCACCCCAACCACACTGCTCTTCATTGGCGGCCGGTACCTCGGTAGCGTTAAGAATATCGTTGAGCGCGCCTTCCACCGCGCGCAGCAGCTCGTCCTGCTCCATGCCGTTGGTGATGGCGTAGAAGCCGGTGCGGCAGCCCATCGGGGCGAAACCGATGAGCTTATCGGTGTAATTGCGCATGAAGTTTGCCATCATGTGCTCCACCGAATGCAGCGCCTTGGTGTCCAGGTGATCCTGGTTAGGCTGGCAGAAACGCAGGTCGTACTTGATGATTTCGACGCCGCCGCCCAAATCCGTGCGGTCGGCCACGCGGATATATGGCGCGCTGACTAGGCGGTGGTCGAGTTCGAAGGACTTAACGTTGAGCTTCTTTTCATTCTGGTCAGTCATGCTTCCCCAGTGTAATCACGGCTGAGTGTCACTTCCTGAAATAGATTCTTTACCGCATACGCTGGGATAATATGAGCACTCTCGACGACGCCGCCGAGGCCCCCGGCGCCGCACGCACCCCTGGGGACTTGCCTTCTGCCGAACAGCCTGAAAGCAAGCAGCCCGCCGGCGAACAGCCTGCTGGCACTCCGTCGAGCGCCGCGGCTACTCCGGTGAGCGAATCCGTCTACGAGGGCGCGGATAAGATCGTGCCCAGCACCGTGCCCACCGTGGTCAAGATTGAGGGTCATACTGATGAAGTGGACCCCCTGGCCCGCGGCAATCGCTTGCGTAAGGAAAGCTGGGGGCTGGTGGTGCGCCGCGTGTGGGCCGATTTCTTCCATGATGCCTTGATGGACCGTGCGGCCACGATGACGTACTTCACGCTTATGGCCTTTGCCCCCACGGTGCTGGCCGCCTATTCCATCGCCACGCTCATTTTCTCCTCGCGGCGTGCCGAGGTACACGAATTAACCTCGCAATTCATTGCGGACTACGTGCCCAGTTCCATGACGGAGCAGGCCGAAAAATTGGTTGGCTCCATTATTGGTTCCACGGCGCAAGGCACCTTCGCGCTGGTGGTATCCGTGCTGATTTCGCTCTTTGCGGCCTCGGCCTATGTGCGCGCCTTCTCGCGCACGGCCAATACCGTCTATGGGCGAGTAGAGGGCCGCGGAATCATCCGCACTTGGGCGTTGATGTGGGGGCTGACCATCGTCCTCGTCATCGGTGCGGTCATCGTCCTCTTTGCTAACCTGCTGCGCGATACCATCGTGAGCGGCGTTATCGATCCCCTCGCGGGCAAGTTGGAGATGCAGGGCACCGCGGACTTTTTGGGTGGGATCTTCATGCCAGTGTGGAATTGGCTGCGCTTCCCGCTCACCGTGGTGATCGTGCTGAGCTTGATCGCCATCTTGTATCACTTTTCCCCGAACGTGCGGCCGGCGCGCTTTCGGTGGATAACCCTAGGCTCCGTCGTAGCGCTGAGCACCAATGTGGTGGTGTGGGGAGCATTTGCGCTGTATGCCCAGCGCTTTGCCGGAGCCAGCGTCTATGGCGCCTTCAGCCTCATCATGGCCGTATTCATGGCCGTGTGGCTATCTAATACGATGCTCATTTTAGGCATCAAGATCGATGCGGAAATCCTGCGCGCCAAGGAGCTGCAACTGGGCCTGCACGCCGCGCGGCATATTCAGGCCCCACCGCGTTCCGACGCCGCCGCAAAATCCCAGGCCCGCGCCCAGCACGACCTTGAGGAACGTTCCGAGCGCATCTATCGACAGGCGGTGCGCCGGGGAGAGCGGGAAGAAGGCTAGCCCTGGTTGAGTAGGGCGAGGAGATCGCGCTGGACATCGCGGCGGCGCAGCTTGCCGAGCTGATCTCCCGCGAGCTTATCCATGGCAAAAAATCGTTGCGGGACCTTATAGCGCGCCAACAACCCGCGGCAATGGTCGCGCAAGGCGGGCTCATTGAGCTGCGCGCCGGGGGCAAGCACCACGCAAGCGGCGACATCTTCTGAACCATCGGAGCGAGGAACACCTACGACCGCGGCCTGGGCGATGTCAGGGTGGGAGGTTAAGGCCTCCTCAACCTCGCCGGGATAGACATTGAAGCCACCGGTGATGATGATTTCCTTGATGCGGCCCACCAACCTGATATGGCCATCGGGCTCGCGCACGCCCATGTCCCCGGTGCGGAACCAGCCTTCATGGAAGGCGGCGGCGGTGGCGGGGGCGTCGGCAAGGTAGCCGCCAAAAACCTGCGGGCCGCGGGCGAGAATTTCGCCGGCCACGCCATCCGGTTGGGTACGGCAGAGATCGGCCGGATCGCCGATGCGCAGCTGCGTATCCGGCAGCGGCAGGCCGATGGTGCCGGCGCGCCGGGAGTCATCGAGAGGATTGATGGTCAGTACGGGAGAGGTTTCCGTGAGCCCATAGCCTTCCACCAGCAGGCCGCCGGTGCGCGCCTCCCATGGCTCGATAATGCGCGAGGGGAGGGAAGCTGCGCCCGAGATGGAGTAGCGTACCCCGCCGAGATCCGTGGGCGCGTCAGAAGCGGCGGTGTCTGCGGCCGCGGGAGTGGCCGCCATGGCGCGCTCGTAGATGGTGGGCACGCCCGGCATCCAGGTGGGGCGGCGGGTGGCAAGCGCCTTGGTCACCGCGTCGGTGTGTGGGGCGGGCAGCAGGATGATCTCGGCCGCGCAGCGCACCGCGAGGAGCACGCTCATCGTCAGGCCATAGGAATGGAACATGGGCAGCGCGGCCAAAAAGCGCTCGTGGCCAGCGCGCAGCGGGGCTTGGGTTTCCAGCTGCAGGCAGTTGGCCGCTAGGTTGCCGTGGGTTAAGACCACGCCCTTGGGGCGGGCGGTGGTGCCGGAGGTGTAGAGGATAAGGGCGGCGTCGGCAAGAGCGGTAGGGTGCGGGTCCACCGGGGCGCCGCTGAGGGGAAGCGGCTCGCTGAGGGTAACGGTAATGGTGGTCTCTACCTGCGCGGAGACGGTGGGGGCGATGTCCTCCCAGGCAATCGCCACGCGGGCGCCATGGTGGGCGAGCAGCGGGGTGAGCTCGTGCGCGGTATAGCGCGGATTGTGCTCCACCACCACCGCGCCCAGGCGCAGAATGGCGAAGAATGCCACCACGTGCTGCGGGCAATTGGGCAGCAGGAGCGCCACGCGGTCGCCGGGGCGCACACCCATCTCGCGCAGGGCCCCAGCCGCGGCCGCCACCTGGGCGTCGAGCTCGCCATAGGTCAGCGTCTGGCCAGCGAAATAGGTGGCGGGGCGCTGGGGAAACCTGGCGACGGCGGCCGCGAGGAAATCCGTCAGGGTAGCGCCGTAATGAATATCTGCCATAGCCGCTAAGTTTAGGCCTCTGCCTCCAGCAGCTCGAGTAGGTCCTTGCGCACCTGGTGGCGGCGGATTTTGCCCAGGTGGTCGCGCGCCAGATCTTCGAAGTGGTAGAAGGTGCGCGGCACCTTATAGCGGGTCAGGCGTGTGCGGCAGAATTCCTTCAGGCCTTCTGGATCAAGCACGGCGCCATCGCGCAGGGTGACGCAGCCGACGACATCCTCGGAGCCATCCTGGCGCGGGCGGCCCACGGCGGCGACCTCCACGACGTCGGGATGCTGGGCAATCGCCTCTTCCACCTCGGCAGGGTAGACGTTGAAGCCGCCGGTGATGATGATTTCCTTGATACGGCTGACCAGCTTGAGATAGCCATCCGGCTCCATGAGCGCCATATCGCCGGTGCGGAACCAGCCATTGTGGAAGGTCTTTTCGGTAGCGGCGGCATTGCCAAAATAGCCCTGGAAAATCTGCGGGCCGCGCGCGAGCATCTCGCCCGGTTGGCCATCGGGTTGGGTTTCATCCAGATTCTCAGGGTTGGCAATACGCACCTCCGTATCCGGGAAGGGCACGCCTACATAGCCGGGGCGGTGCTTGCCGTTCATGGGGTTGGCAGTGAGCACCGGGGAAGTCTCCGTCATGCCGAAGCCCTCCACCAGCCGACCGCCGGTCAGGGCTTCCCAGCGCTCCACAATCTCTACGGGCAGCGTGGCGGCGCCTGAGAAGGCATTGCGGATGCCGCTTAGGTCCACGTCCTTTTCCTCGGCCGCGTCCATGATCTTCTGATACAGCGTGGGCACGCCCGGCAGCCAGGTAGGCGTGCGCTTTTTCACGATGTCCATAATCAGCGGCATCTGCGGAGAGGGGACCAGGATGAGCTCGGCGCCAAGGTAGATGCTGAAGATGCACAGCGTGGTCATGCCATAGGCATGGAAGATGGGCAGTGCCGCGAGGAAGCGCTCTTGTTGCTTGCCCATCTGCGGCACCCAGGCCTTGCCCTGGATGGCATTGGCAATGAGGTTGCCGTGCGAGAGGAGCGCACCCTTGGGCTTTCCGGTGGTGCCGGAGGTATAGAGGATGAGCGCGATATCGTCCTGGGAGATCTCAGGGACATCGAGGTCCGAGCCATCGCCGCCAATCGCTGCGCCGATGAGGGTGGACCACTCCACGGTATTGGGCGCGGGGCTGGTGAGCTGCTCGCGCTTGGCGGCCAGCGGTGGGATGGGCAGGCGCAGCGCGAGGCGCTTGATCGGTGGCATGGCATCGACCATGTTGACGGAGACGATGGTCTCCAGCGGGGTGGTCGAGCGCAGTCTTTCCAGCGTGAAGGCGGTTTTATCCCAGGAGATGGCCACGCGCGCGCCGTGGTCATTGAGCAAGCCTTCTAGCTCCGGGGCGGTATAGAGCGGGTTGTGTTCGACCACGGTGGCGCCAAGCAATTGCACCGCGTAGAAGGCCGCGACGTGCTGGGGGCAGTTAGGCAGCACGATGGCGACCTTGTCGCCGGGGCGAATACCAAAAGCCTTGAGGCCGGCCGCGGCGGCGCGCACCTGGGAGTCGAGCTCCGCGTAGGTGTGCGTGCGGCCGAAGAAGTAGGTGGCGGATTTATTGGCATTGACCCGCAGGTTATCGCGATAGTAGTCGACGATGGTTTTATCGCCGTAGTCCAGCGTGTGTGGGGTCCAGTCGCTGTAGTGCTGGAGCCAGGCTTGGGAGGTGGAAGCGGACACGCGTCAAAACCTTTCGTTTGGCTACAAAAACTATTTCTGAGGGGATAGTTTATCCCAAACGGAAAGAATCCTTCTAGATTTCTTCCAGCGCCAGCAAAAAACGTTTGGCTTCCAGACCACCCGCGTATCCGCCAAGCCCGCCATCGCTGCGCAGTACACGGTGGCACGGCCGCACGATGAGTAGGGGATTGGCGCCGCACGCACTGCCCACGGCCCGCGTCGCGCCGGGCCGGCCGAGCTTCTTGGCGACGTCGCGATAAGTGACCGTCTCCCCATAAGCAATCTTCATCAACTGCGCGTGGACTGCGGCGCGAAAGTCCGTCGTTCTGGGCGGGTCTAGGGGCAACTCGAAGGCGCGGCGCCGGCCAGCGAAATACTCCGCCAGCTGTGTCTGTGCCGCATCGAGCACAGCTGCGCTGTGCTTTTCGGAGTCCCCTTTAACCGCGCTGTCCGCCGCTTCCTGCGGGGTGCTGGCCGCAGTGATGTCGACGCGGGAAAGGCCCCGCGGGCTCGCCTGTAAGCGCAGGGGTCCGAGGGGGCTATCGATGAGGCGGAACATGTTAATTCTGCTCGGCCTCGAGGCGGCGGATGAGGTCCGCTTGGACCTCGCGGCGGCGGATCTTGCCCATCTGGTCCTTGGCCAGCTCCTCAAAGTGGTAGAAGGTGCGCGGGACCTTGTAGCGGGTCAGGCGCTCGCGGCAGTAGTCCTTGAGTCCCTCCGGATCCAGGGCGGCGCCATCGGCGAGGTCGAGGCAGGCCACGACATCCTCGGAGCCGTCCTCGCGCGGGCGGCCGACCACGGCGACGTCATCGATGCTTGGGTGCTCGCGCAGGATTTCTTCCACCTCGCCCGGATACACGTTGAAGCCGCCGGTGATGATGATTTCCTTGATGCGGCTGACCAAGCGGATGAAGCCATCTTCTTCCATGACGCCCATATCGCCGGTGCGGAACCATTCGCCGTGGAAGGCGGCCTCGGTGGCCTCTTCATTGTTGAGGTAGCCCTTGAAGATCTGCGGGCCGCGGGCCAGCACCTCGCCTTCGACGCCGTCCGGCTGGGTCTCGTCCAGATTATCTGGGTTGGCAATGCGCACCTGGGTATCCGGGAACGGAATACCCACGTAGCCGGGGCGGCGGTCGGTGCTCATGGGGTTGCCCACGATAATCGGCGAGCACTCGGTGAGGCCGTAGCCCTCCACCAAGAGGCCGCCGGTGTAGTTCTCCCACTTGTTGACCGTGTCCGAAGGCAGGGTAGAAGCACCGGAGAAGGCCGCGCGCACACCCTTGATGGGGATTTCCTGATCCTCGGCGGCCTTCACGATGCGCTCGTAGAGCGTCGGCACGCCCGGTACCCAGGTTGGGGTGTGCTTCTTCATCAACTGCATGATGAGCGACATATCTGGCTTTGGCAGGATGACTAGCTCGCCGCCGATGAACTGCGCCAAGGTTACGTTCATGGTCAGGCCATACGCGTGGAAGAAGGGGAGGGCGGCGAGCATGCGCTCCGGCTTATCGCCCAGGCCAGGAACCCACGCCTTGCCCTGCATCAGGTTGGAAAAGAGGTTGCCGTGCGAGAGCATGGCGCCCTTCGGGGCGCCGGTGGTGCCAGAGGTGTACATAATCAGCGCGATGGTGTCCTTGTCCACGTCTTTCGGCGTGGTGATATCCCTGCCGTCGCCGCCGATGGCGTTGCCCACCAGGGCCTCCCACGGCACGGTATTTGGCGCCGGGGACGACAGCTGCTCGCGCTTGGACTTCAGCGGCGGGATGGGCAGGCGCAGGGCCGCGCGCTGCAGGGTGGGCATGGCGTTGATCATGTTGATGGACACGACTGTTTCCAGGTTGGTGGTCGCGCGCAGCTTCTCCAAGGTCGGCGCTGCCTTATCCCAGGCGATGGCGATGCGCGCGCCGTGATCCTGGAAGAGACCTTCCAGCTCGTGGGCGGTATACAGCGGGTTGTGCAGTACCACCTGGGCGCCCAGCTTCAAGATAGCGTAGAACGCCGCGATGTACTGTGGCGAGTTTGGCGCCACGATGGCGACGCGGTCACCGGGGCGCACACCGAAGGCTTTCAAGCCAGCGGCC
The nucleotide sequence above comes from Corynebacterium tuberculostearicum. Encoded proteins:
- a CDS encoding S-ribosylhomocysteine lyase translates to MTDQNEKKLNVKSFELDHRLVSAPYIRVADRTDLGGGVEIIKYDLRFCQPNQDHLDTKALHSVEHMMANFMRNYTDKLIGFAPMGCRTGFYAITNGMEQDELLRAVEGALNDILNATEVPAANEEQCGWGAHHSLEGAQEAARAFLGAKDEWLQVMAA
- a CDS encoding YihY/virulence factor BrkB family protein, with protein sequence MSTLDDAAEAPGAARTPGDLPSAEQPESKQPAGEQPAGTPSSAAATPVSESVYEGADKIVPSTVPTVVKIEGHTDEVDPLARGNRLRKESWGLVVRRVWADFFHDALMDRAATMTYFTLMAFAPTVLAAYSIATLIFSSRRAEVHELTSQFIADYVPSSMTEQAEKLVGSIIGSTAQGTFALVVSVLISLFAASAYVRAFSRTANTVYGRVEGRGIIRTWALMWGLTIVLVIGAVIVLFANLLRDTIVSGVIDPLAGKLEMQGTADFLGGIFMPVWNWLRFPLTVVIVLSLIAILYHFSPNVRPARFRWITLGSVVALSTNVVVWGAFALYAQRFAGASVYGAFSLIMAVFMAVWLSNTMLILGIKIDAEILRAKELQLGLHAARHIQAPPRSDAAAKSQARAQHDLEERSERIYRQAVRRGEREEG
- a CDS encoding AMP-binding protein, whose protein sequence is MADIHYGATLTDFLAAAVARFPQRPATYFAGQTLTYGELDAQVAAAAGALREMGVRPGDRVALLLPNCPQHVVAFFAILRLGAVVVEHNPRYTAHELTPLLAHHGARVAIAWEDIAPTVSAQVETTITVTLSEPLPLSGAPVDPHPTALADAALILYTSGTTARPKGVVLTHGNLAANCLQLETQAPLRAGHERFLAALPMFHSYGLTMSVLLAVRCAAEIILLPAPHTDAVTKALATRRPTWMPGVPTIYERAMAATPAAADTAASDAPTDLGGVRYSISGAASLPSRIIEPWEARTGGLLVEGYGLTETSPVLTINPLDDSRRAGTIGLPLPDTQLRIGDPADLCRTQPDGVAGEILARGPQVFGGYLADAPATAAAFHEGWFRTGDMGVREPDGHIRLVGRIKEIIITGGFNVYPGEVEEALTSHPDIAQAAVVGVPRSDGSEDVAACVVLAPGAQLNEPALRDHCRGLLARYKVPQRFFAMDKLAGDQLGKLRRRDVQRDLLALLNQG
- a CDS encoding long-chain-fatty-acid--CoA ligase, yielding MSASTSQAWLQHYSDWTPHTLDYGDKTIVDYYRDNLRVNANKSATYFFGRTHTYAELDSQVRAAAAGLKAFGIRPGDKVAIVLPNCPQHVAAFYAVQLLGATVVEHNPLYTAPELEGLLNDHGARVAISWDKTAFTLERLRSTTPLETIVSVNMVDAMPPIKRLALRLPIPPLAAKREQLTSPAPNTVEWSTLIGAAIGGDGSDLDVPEISQDDIALILYTSGTTGKPKGALLSHGNLIANAIQGKAWVPQMGKQQERFLAALPIFHAYGMTTLCIFSIYLGAELILVPSPQMPLIMDIVKKRTPTWLPGVPTLYQKIMDAAEEKDVDLSGIRNAFSGAATLPVEIVERWEALTGGRLVEGFGMTETSPVLTANPMNGKHRPGYVGVPFPDTEVRIANPENLDETQPDGQPGEMLARGPQIFQGYFGNAAATEKTFHNGWFRTGDMALMEPDGYLKLVSRIKEIIITGGFNVYPAEVEEAIAQHPDVVEVAAVGRPRQDGSEDVVGCVTLRDGAVLDPEGLKEFCRTRLTRYKVPRTFYHFEDLARDHLGKIRRHQVRKDLLELLEAEA
- a CDS encoding methylated-DNA--[protein]-cysteine S-methyltransferase produces the protein MFRLIDSPLGPLRLQASPRGLSRVDITAASTPQEAADSAVKGDSEKHSAAVLDAAQTQLAEYFAGRRRAFELPLDPPRTTDFRAAVHAQLMKIAYGETVTYRDVAKKLGRPGATRAVGSACGANPLLIVRPCHRVLRSDGGLGGYAGGLEAKRFLLALEEI
- a CDS encoding long-chain-fatty-acid--CoA ligase, yielding MSAYESQAWLQYYPEWTPHHLEYGDTTLLDIYDNNLEVNADKPATYFFGRTQTYAELDRQVRAAAAGLKAFGVRPGDRVAIVAPNSPQYIAAFYAILKLGAQVVLHNPLYTAHELEGLFQDHGARIAIAWDKAAPTLEKLRATTNLETVVSINMINAMPTLQRAALRLPIPPLKSKREQLSSPAPNTVPWEALVGNAIGGDGRDITTPKDVDKDTIALIMYTSGTTGAPKGAMLSHGNLFSNLMQGKAWVPGLGDKPERMLAALPFFHAYGLTMNVTLAQFIGGELVILPKPDMSLIMQLMKKHTPTWVPGVPTLYERIVKAAEDQEIPIKGVRAAFSGASTLPSDTVNKWENYTGGLLVEGYGLTECSPIIVGNPMSTDRRPGYVGIPFPDTQVRIANPDNLDETQPDGVEGEVLARGPQIFKGYLNNEEATEAAFHGEWFRTGDMGVMEEDGFIRLVSRIKEIIITGGFNVYPGEVEEILREHPSIDDVAVVGRPREDGSEDVVACLDLADGAALDPEGLKDYCRERLTRYKVPRTFYHFEELAKDQMGKIRRREVQADLIRRLEAEQN